Proteins co-encoded in one Muntiacus reevesi chromosome 13, mMunRee1.1, whole genome shotgun sequence genomic window:
- the SPECC1L gene encoding cytospin-A isoform X1, whose product MKKASRSAGAAPKVSGIGRVQAAEKARPESSSSAPAGSRPAKPAAAAALSKTKSSDDLLAGMAGGATVTNGVRGKKNACSSSAPPAPGPAVSTAENRPRTGTGTSSSTKRSTSTGNKESSSTRERLRERTRLNQSKKLPSAGQGANDMASAKRSRSRTAAECDVRMSKSKSDNQISDKAALEARVKDLLTLAKTKDVEILHLRNELRDMRAQLGLSEDPLPEGDEKSEEKAVSAAHQPTDVESTLLQLQEQNAAIREELNQLKNENRMLKDRLNALGFSLEQRLDHSEKLFGYQSLSPEITPGNQSDGGGTLTSSVEGSAPGSVEDLLSQDENTLMDHQHSNSLDNLDSECSEVYQPLTSSDDALDAPSSSESEGIPSVERSRKGSSGNASEVSVACLTERIHQMEENQHSTSEELQATLQELADLQQITQELNSENERLGEEKAILMESLCQQSDKLEHFSRQIEYFRSLLDEHHVSYVIDEDVKSGRYLELEQRYVDLAENTRFEREQLLGVQQHLSNTLKMAEQDNKEAQEMIGALKERSHHMERAVESEQKGKAALAATLEELKATVASDQIEMNRLKAQLENEKQKVAELYSIHNSGDKSDIQDLLESVRLDKEKAETLASSLQEDLAHTRNDANRLQDAIAKVEDEYRAFQEEAKKQIEDLNMTLEKLRSELEEKETERSDMKETIFELEDEVEQHRAVKLHDNLIISDLENTVKKLQDQKHDMEREIKTLHRRLREESAEWRQFQADLQTAVVIANDIKSEAQEEIGDLKRRLHEAQEKNEKLTKELEEIKSRKQEEERGRVYNYMNAVERDLAALRQGMGLSRRSSTSSEPTPTVKTLIKSFDSASQGPSPAAAAIPRTPLSPSPMKTPPAAAVSPMQRHSISGPISTSKPLTALSDKRPNYGEIPVQEHLLRTSSASRPAALPRVPAMESAKSVSVSRRSSEEMKREVSAPEGASPAALMAMGATSPQLSLSSSPTASVTPTARSRIREERKDPLSALAREYGGSKRNALLKWCQKKTEGYQNIDITNFSSSWNDGLAFCALLHTYLPAHIPYQELSSQDKRRNFTLAFQAAESVGIKSTLDISEMVRTERPDWQSVMLYVTAIYKYFET is encoded by the exons ATGAAGAAAGCAAGCAGGAGTGCTGGCGCAGCGCCTAAGGTGTCGGGGATAGGCAGAGTGCAGGCAGCAGAGAAAGCCAGGCCCGAGAGCAGCTCCTCAGCCCCTGCGGGCAGCAGACCCGCGAAGCCTGCGGCCGCAGCAGCTCTGTCGAAG ACCAAGAGCAGTGATGACCTTTTAGCTGGGATGGCTGGAGGGGCGACCGTGACCAATGGTGTCAGAGGGAAGAAGAACGCCTGCTCTTCCAGCGCGCCGCCCGCGCCCGGCCCTGCCGTGAGCACCGCGGAGAACAGGCCCAGGACCGGCACAG GCACGAGTTCTTCAACCAAGCGGAGCACTTCCACAGGTAATAAAGAGTCCAGTTCTACTAGAGAAAGATTACGTGAACGTACCCGACTAAACCAGAGCAAAAAACTACCTTCTGCAGGTCAGGGGGCTAATGACATGGCATCGGCCAAACGCTCACGCAGTCGCACGGCTGCGGAATGCGATGTCCGCATGAGCAAGTCCAAGTCGGACAATCAGATCAGCGACAAAGCTGCTCTGGAGGCCAGAGTGAAGGATCTTCTCACCTTGGCCAAAACCAAGGACGTGGAGATTTTACATCTGCGGAACGAGCTCCGGGACATGCGTGCTCAGCTGGGCCTCAGCGAGGACCCCCTCCCCGAGGGCGACGAGAAGTCCGAGGAGAAGGCAGTCAGCGCCGCGCACCAGCCAACTGACGTGGAGTCCACGCTGCTGCAGCTGCAGGAACAGAACGCCGCCATCCGCGAGGAGCTCAACCAGCTGAAGAACGAGAACCGGATGCTGAAGGACCGGCTCAATGCACTGGGCTTCTCCTTGGAGCAGAGGCTGGACCATTCCGAAAAGCTGTTTGGCTATCAGTCGCTGAGCCCAGAGATCACCCCTGGTAACCAGAGTGATGGCGGGGGCACGCTGACCTCCTCGGTGGAGGGCTCGGCTCCTGGCTCGGTGGAGGATCTGCTGAGCCAGGATGAAAACACGCTCATGGACCATCAGCACAGCAACTCGCTGGACAACCTGGACAGCGAGTGCAGTGAGGTGTACCAGCCCCTCACGTCCAGCGACGACGCCCTGGACGCGCCCTCGTCCTCAGAGTCAGAAGGCATCCCGAGCGTGGAGCGCTCACGGAAGGGGAGCAGCGGGAACGCCAGCGAGGTGTCCGTCGCATGCCTGACGGAGCGGATCCACCAGATGGAGGAGAACCAGCACAGCACGAGCGAGGAGCTGCAGGCCACCCTGCAGGAACTGGCCGACCTGCAGCAGATCACGCAGGAGCTGAACAGCGAGAACGAGCGGCTGGGCGAGGAGAAGGCCATCCTCATGGAGTCGCTGTGCCAGCAGAGCGACAAGCTGGAGCACTTCAGCCGGCAGATCGAGTACTTCCGCTCCCTCCTGGACGAGCACCACGTGTCCTACGTCATAGACGAGGACGTGAAGAGCGGCCGCTACCTGGAGCTGGAGCAGCGCTACGTGGACCTCGCGGAGAACACCCGGTTTGAGAGGGAGCAGCTCCTTGGCGTCCAGCAGCACTTAAGCAACACTCTGAAGATGGCCGAGCAGGACAACAAGGAGGCGCAGGAGATGATCGGGGCGCTCAAGGAGCGCAGCCACCACATGGAGCGGGCCGTCGAGTCGGAGCAGAAGGGCAAGGCGGCCTTGGCCGCCACGCTGGAGGAGCTCAAAGCCACCGTGGCCAGTGACCAGATCGAGATGAATCGCCTGAAGGCCCAGCTGGAGAACGAGAAGCAGAAAGTGGCGGAGCTGTACTCTATCCATAACTCTGGAGACAAGTCTGACATTCAGGACCTCCTGGAGAGCGTCAGGCTGGACAAAGAGAAAGCAGAGACTCTGGCCAGTAGCCTGCAGGAGGACCTGGCCCACACCCGGAATGATGCCAACCGGCTGCAGGACGCCATCGCAAAG GTAGAAGACGAATACCGAGCCTTCCAAGAGGAAGCTAAGAAGCAAATAGAAGATCTGAACATGACCTTAGAAAAATTACGATCAGAGTtggaagaaaaagagacagaaaggagcgACATGAAAGAAACAATCTTTGAACTTGAAGACGAAGTGGAACAGCACCGGGCGGTGAAGCTTCACGACAACCTCATCATCTCCGACTTAGAGA ATACGGTTAAAAAGCTCCAGGACCAAAAACATGACATGGAGAGAGAAATCAAGACCCTCCACAGGCGACTGCGG GAGGAGTCAGCGGAATGGCGGCAGTTCCAGGCTGATCTGCAGACCGCGGTGGTCATTGCAAATGACATTAAGTCGGAAGCCCAAGAGGAGATTGGTGACCTGAAGCGCCGCTTACATGAAGctcaagagaaaaatgagaagctCACAAAAGAATTGGAGGAAATAAAATCACGCAA gcaggaggaggagcGTGGCCGGGTGTATAACTACATGAATGCTGTGGAGAGAGATCTGGCGGCCCTGAGGCAGGGCATGGGGCTGAGCAGGAGGTCCTCGACGTCCTCGGAGCCGACGCCCACAGTGAAGACCCTCATCAAGTCCTTTGACAGCGCGTCTCAAG GGCCTAGCCCTGCCGCGGCAGCAATCCCCCGAACGCCTCTGAGCCCGAGTCCCATGAAGACGCCCCCTGCGGCCGCCGTCTCCCCCATGCAG AGACATTCCATCAGTGGACCGATCTCCACGTCCAAACCCCTGACGGCCCTCTCAGATAAGAGACCAAACTACGGGGAGATCCCTGTTCAAG AGCATCTGCTGAGGACGTCTTCGGCCAGCCGACCTGCTGCTCTGCCGAGAGTGCCTGCCATGGAGAGCGCAAAGAGCGTCTCAG TGTCCAGACGGAGCAGCGAGGAGATGAAGCGTGAAGTGTCAGCTCCTGAGGGCGCATCGCCCGCCGCGCTCATGGCCATGGGGGCCACCTCGCCGCAGCTGTCGCTCTCCTCCTCGCCCACGGCCTCCGTGACCCCCACCGCCCGCAGCCGCATCAG ggaagaaaggaaggatccTCTGTCGGCCTTGGCAAGAGAATATGGGGGGTCCAAGAGGAACGCCTTGCTGAAGTGGTGTCAGAAGAAAACCGAGGGCTATCAG
- the SPECC1L gene encoding cytospin-A isoform X2, with protein MKKASRSAGAAPKVSGIGRVQAAEKARPESSSSAPAGSRPAKPAAAAALSKTKSSDDLLAGMAGGATVTNGVRGKKNACSSSAPPAPGPAVSTAENRPRTGTGTSSSTKRSTSTGQGANDMASAKRSRSRTAAECDVRMSKSKSDNQISDKAALEARVKDLLTLAKTKDVEILHLRNELRDMRAQLGLSEDPLPEGDEKSEEKAVSAAHQPTDVESTLLQLQEQNAAIREELNQLKNENRMLKDRLNALGFSLEQRLDHSEKLFGYQSLSPEITPGNQSDGGGTLTSSVEGSAPGSVEDLLSQDENTLMDHQHSNSLDNLDSECSEVYQPLTSSDDALDAPSSSESEGIPSVERSRKGSSGNASEVSVACLTERIHQMEENQHSTSEELQATLQELADLQQITQELNSENERLGEEKAILMESLCQQSDKLEHFSRQIEYFRSLLDEHHVSYVIDEDVKSGRYLELEQRYVDLAENTRFEREQLLGVQQHLSNTLKMAEQDNKEAQEMIGALKERSHHMERAVESEQKGKAALAATLEELKATVASDQIEMNRLKAQLENEKQKVAELYSIHNSGDKSDIQDLLESVRLDKEKAETLASSLQEDLAHTRNDANRLQDAIAKVEDEYRAFQEEAKKQIEDLNMTLEKLRSELEEKETERSDMKETIFELEDEVEQHRAVKLHDNLIISDLENTVKKLQDQKHDMEREIKTLHRRLREESAEWRQFQADLQTAVVIANDIKSEAQEEIGDLKRRLHEAQEKNEKLTKELEEIKSRKQEEERGRVYNYMNAVERDLAALRQGMGLSRRSSTSSEPTPTVKTLIKSFDSASQGPSPAAAAIPRTPLSPSPMKTPPAAAVSPMQRHSISGPISTSKPLTALSDKRPNYGEIPVQEHLLRTSSASRPAALPRVPAMESAKSVSVSRRSSEEMKREVSAPEGASPAALMAMGATSPQLSLSSSPTASVTPTARSRIREERKDPLSALAREYGGSKRNALLKWCQKKTEGYQNIDITNFSSSWNDGLAFCALLHTYLPAHIPYQELSSQDKRRNFTLAFQAAESVGIKSTLDISEMVRTERPDWQSVMLYVTAIYKYFET; from the exons ATGAAGAAAGCAAGCAGGAGTGCTGGCGCAGCGCCTAAGGTGTCGGGGATAGGCAGAGTGCAGGCAGCAGAGAAAGCCAGGCCCGAGAGCAGCTCCTCAGCCCCTGCGGGCAGCAGACCCGCGAAGCCTGCGGCCGCAGCAGCTCTGTCGAAG ACCAAGAGCAGTGATGACCTTTTAGCTGGGATGGCTGGAGGGGCGACCGTGACCAATGGTGTCAGAGGGAAGAAGAACGCCTGCTCTTCCAGCGCGCCGCCCGCGCCCGGCCCTGCCGTGAGCACCGCGGAGAACAGGCCCAGGACCGGCACAG GCACGAGTTCTTCAACCAAGCGGAGCACTTCCACAG GTCAGGGGGCTAATGACATGGCATCGGCCAAACGCTCACGCAGTCGCACGGCTGCGGAATGCGATGTCCGCATGAGCAAGTCCAAGTCGGACAATCAGATCAGCGACAAAGCTGCTCTGGAGGCCAGAGTGAAGGATCTTCTCACCTTGGCCAAAACCAAGGACGTGGAGATTTTACATCTGCGGAACGAGCTCCGGGACATGCGTGCTCAGCTGGGCCTCAGCGAGGACCCCCTCCCCGAGGGCGACGAGAAGTCCGAGGAGAAGGCAGTCAGCGCCGCGCACCAGCCAACTGACGTGGAGTCCACGCTGCTGCAGCTGCAGGAACAGAACGCCGCCATCCGCGAGGAGCTCAACCAGCTGAAGAACGAGAACCGGATGCTGAAGGACCGGCTCAATGCACTGGGCTTCTCCTTGGAGCAGAGGCTGGACCATTCCGAAAAGCTGTTTGGCTATCAGTCGCTGAGCCCAGAGATCACCCCTGGTAACCAGAGTGATGGCGGGGGCACGCTGACCTCCTCGGTGGAGGGCTCGGCTCCTGGCTCGGTGGAGGATCTGCTGAGCCAGGATGAAAACACGCTCATGGACCATCAGCACAGCAACTCGCTGGACAACCTGGACAGCGAGTGCAGTGAGGTGTACCAGCCCCTCACGTCCAGCGACGACGCCCTGGACGCGCCCTCGTCCTCAGAGTCAGAAGGCATCCCGAGCGTGGAGCGCTCACGGAAGGGGAGCAGCGGGAACGCCAGCGAGGTGTCCGTCGCATGCCTGACGGAGCGGATCCACCAGATGGAGGAGAACCAGCACAGCACGAGCGAGGAGCTGCAGGCCACCCTGCAGGAACTGGCCGACCTGCAGCAGATCACGCAGGAGCTGAACAGCGAGAACGAGCGGCTGGGCGAGGAGAAGGCCATCCTCATGGAGTCGCTGTGCCAGCAGAGCGACAAGCTGGAGCACTTCAGCCGGCAGATCGAGTACTTCCGCTCCCTCCTGGACGAGCACCACGTGTCCTACGTCATAGACGAGGACGTGAAGAGCGGCCGCTACCTGGAGCTGGAGCAGCGCTACGTGGACCTCGCGGAGAACACCCGGTTTGAGAGGGAGCAGCTCCTTGGCGTCCAGCAGCACTTAAGCAACACTCTGAAGATGGCCGAGCAGGACAACAAGGAGGCGCAGGAGATGATCGGGGCGCTCAAGGAGCGCAGCCACCACATGGAGCGGGCCGTCGAGTCGGAGCAGAAGGGCAAGGCGGCCTTGGCCGCCACGCTGGAGGAGCTCAAAGCCACCGTGGCCAGTGACCAGATCGAGATGAATCGCCTGAAGGCCCAGCTGGAGAACGAGAAGCAGAAAGTGGCGGAGCTGTACTCTATCCATAACTCTGGAGACAAGTCTGACATTCAGGACCTCCTGGAGAGCGTCAGGCTGGACAAAGAGAAAGCAGAGACTCTGGCCAGTAGCCTGCAGGAGGACCTGGCCCACACCCGGAATGATGCCAACCGGCTGCAGGACGCCATCGCAAAG GTAGAAGACGAATACCGAGCCTTCCAAGAGGAAGCTAAGAAGCAAATAGAAGATCTGAACATGACCTTAGAAAAATTACGATCAGAGTtggaagaaaaagagacagaaaggagcgACATGAAAGAAACAATCTTTGAACTTGAAGACGAAGTGGAACAGCACCGGGCGGTGAAGCTTCACGACAACCTCATCATCTCCGACTTAGAGA ATACGGTTAAAAAGCTCCAGGACCAAAAACATGACATGGAGAGAGAAATCAAGACCCTCCACAGGCGACTGCGG GAGGAGTCAGCGGAATGGCGGCAGTTCCAGGCTGATCTGCAGACCGCGGTGGTCATTGCAAATGACATTAAGTCGGAAGCCCAAGAGGAGATTGGTGACCTGAAGCGCCGCTTACATGAAGctcaagagaaaaatgagaagctCACAAAAGAATTGGAGGAAATAAAATCACGCAA gcaggaggaggagcGTGGCCGGGTGTATAACTACATGAATGCTGTGGAGAGAGATCTGGCGGCCCTGAGGCAGGGCATGGGGCTGAGCAGGAGGTCCTCGACGTCCTCGGAGCCGACGCCCACAGTGAAGACCCTCATCAAGTCCTTTGACAGCGCGTCTCAAG GGCCTAGCCCTGCCGCGGCAGCAATCCCCCGAACGCCTCTGAGCCCGAGTCCCATGAAGACGCCCCCTGCGGCCGCCGTCTCCCCCATGCAG AGACATTCCATCAGTGGACCGATCTCCACGTCCAAACCCCTGACGGCCCTCTCAGATAAGAGACCAAACTACGGGGAGATCCCTGTTCAAG AGCATCTGCTGAGGACGTCTTCGGCCAGCCGACCTGCTGCTCTGCCGAGAGTGCCTGCCATGGAGAGCGCAAAGAGCGTCTCAG TGTCCAGACGGAGCAGCGAGGAGATGAAGCGTGAAGTGTCAGCTCCTGAGGGCGCATCGCCCGCCGCGCTCATGGCCATGGGGGCCACCTCGCCGCAGCTGTCGCTCTCCTCCTCGCCCACGGCCTCCGTGACCCCCACCGCCCGCAGCCGCATCAG ggaagaaaggaaggatccTCTGTCGGCCTTGGCAAGAGAATATGGGGGGTCCAAGAGGAACGCCTTGCTGAAGTGGTGTCAGAAGAAAACCGAGGGCTATCAG